In Pseudovibrio brasiliensis, the following are encoded in one genomic region:
- a CDS encoding TetR/AcrR family transcriptional regulator, translating to METEKKVSRGEKRRNELLEIATDTIIELGYANTSMDEIVRRARASKTTVYRHFKNKEAMLAEIVSNLSEGPVLSIKPLDSHADGGSLQELEEILFVFGKAVLTLIYDDRTLGLWRMLIGEGSRAQHITKSFFQLGPKRASSSIAQQLQLANELGIISVEHAEKAASIFMGMLREDTHLALLLGVQSAPSEEATSSHVRQCVRDFMKAHRA from the coding sequence ATGGAAACAGAAAAAAAGGTGTCACGTGGTGAAAAGCGCAGAAATGAGCTTCTGGAAATAGCAACTGACACGATTATCGAACTTGGCTACGCCAACACGTCGATGGATGAGATTGTCAGACGTGCACGCGCCTCCAAAACCACGGTCTACAGACACTTCAAAAACAAAGAAGCAATGCTGGCGGAGATTGTCAGCAATCTGTCCGAAGGACCAGTCCTCTCAATCAAGCCTCTCGATTCCCATGCAGACGGCGGATCTCTTCAGGAGTTGGAGGAGATACTCTTTGTCTTTGGCAAAGCAGTGTTGACCCTCATCTATGATGACAGAACTTTAGGGCTTTGGCGCATGCTCATCGGAGAGGGCAGTCGCGCGCAGCATATCACGAAGTCCTTCTTCCAGCTCGGTCCCAAGCGCGCAAGTTCCAGCATTGCACAGCAACTGCAACTCGCCAATGAGCTTGGAATTATCTCAGTTGAACACGCCGAAAAGGCAGCGAGCATATTCATGGGTATGCTGCGCGAAGACACGCACCTTGCGTTGCTATTGGGCGTTCAGTCAGCACCGAGTGAAGAAGCAACTTCATCTCATGTTCGCCAATGCGTACGCGACTTCATGAAAGCTCACAGGGCCTAG
- a CDS encoding GNAT family N-acetyltransferase — MLTTTLDTQRLRLRRYKPEDLQDYWEIGHSDYEIIRWLTGASWPPLRSELDTVAQFALNADPEIDNFPFAIEHNGALIGGVEIQKPGDLKEFPELPTIGYWLSQKAQGQGFMVEACVAALHWGFSREACDVFGARVFATNYSSQKLLKKLGFEPAGVCLRYSKPLQQDVENIIMHLPRDRFEALHGDAHVMMGAAL; from the coding sequence ATGCTCACCACAACTTTAGATACCCAAAGACTGAGGCTTCGCCGTTACAAACCTGAAGATCTTCAAGATTATTGGGAAATCGGGCACTCAGATTATGAAATTATCCGCTGGCTAACAGGTGCAAGCTGGCCTCCGCTTAGGAGCGAGTTGGATACTGTTGCTCAATTTGCCTTGAATGCAGATCCGGAAATAGACAACTTCCCCTTCGCCATTGAACACAACGGCGCACTTATTGGTGGAGTAGAAATTCAAAAGCCCGGTGATCTCAAGGAGTTCCCGGAGCTGCCAACCATTGGGTACTGGCTTTCTCAGAAAGCTCAGGGGCAAGGCTTTATGGTTGAAGCATGTGTTGCCGCACTCCACTGGGGCTTTTCGCGCGAGGCATGTGATGTGTTTGGCGCTCGTGTATTTGCGACGAACTACTCCTCTCAGAAGCTATTGAAAAAGCTAGGCTTTGAGCCAGCTGGTGTTTGCCTTCGCTACTCTAAACCTCTGCAACAAGACGTTGAGAATATCATCATGCACCTGCCGCGGGATCGGTTTGAGGCACTGCATGGTGATGCGCATGTGATGATGGGAGCTGCGCTATGA
- a CDS encoding OsmC family protein, translating to MLDNNTVAHSIVTRAEAMPTPQHISLNKIRKSKDGLELEVDLIAELTGDGLVKSGVVQPNVPGFGAFELLCDEGSSIGGADTAPAPLSYLAAGIGFCLLTHVHGLAQSRKLNISSIKLEQKMKFQSKIPGMTAEEGSEMLGVSKGIETVIIIESQEDPSMIALLVEASEKACMALQTVVNAIPSSTTIINNGQKL from the coding sequence ATGCTTGACAATAACACTGTTGCACATTCCATCGTAACCCGCGCCGAGGCTATGCCAACGCCGCAGCACATCAGTCTGAACAAAATCAGGAAGTCAAAAGACGGTCTGGAGCTTGAGGTTGATTTAATCGCTGAACTTACAGGTGATGGCCTGGTCAAGAGTGGCGTGGTACAGCCCAACGTGCCCGGTTTCGGTGCTTTTGAACTCCTCTGCGATGAAGGCTCATCCATTGGTGGAGCAGATACCGCTCCCGCTCCACTGTCCTACCTCGCAGCTGGTATAGGCTTTTGCCTGCTGACCCATGTGCATGGGCTGGCCCAGTCCCGGAAGCTGAACATCTCCTCCATCAAGCTGGAGCAGAAGATGAAGTTCCAATCCAAAATTCCGGGAATGACGGCTGAAGAAGGCTCGGAAATGCTCGGCGTCTCGAAAGGTATCGAGACCGTCATCATCATCGAGTCGCAAGAAGACCCGTCAATGATTGCTTTGCTGGTGGAAGCAAGCGAGAAAGCCTGCATGGCGCTTCAAACCGTCGTAAACGCAATTCCGTCATCGACCACAATCATCAACAATGGCCAGAAACTCTGA
- a CDS encoding GNAT family N-acetyltransferase gives MKTQNTFPVLRSDRLVLREMRAGDLERLCAYLGDFEVSKSLSSQPHPFSEEDGRDYIAQALANNTAENVTWAIEFDGQFCGGFKAKELQGAASVGYWLGREHWGKGLMSEALQTVLAYLFEERELHVVRTGVFKENPASMRVLTKYGFKITGEAKHVCRARDNAELDEIQLQITRNDFLRLTSTDASI, from the coding sequence ATGAAGACCCAAAACACTTTCCCAGTGCTCCGCAGCGATCGACTTGTGCTGAGGGAAATGCGGGCAGGAGATCTTGAGAGGCTCTGTGCTTATTTGGGGGACTTTGAGGTCTCTAAATCTCTGAGCAGTCAGCCGCATCCGTTTTCTGAAGAGGATGGGCGGGATTACATTGCGCAGGCGCTTGCGAACAACACAGCTGAGAATGTGACGTGGGCCATTGAGTTTGATGGACAGTTTTGTGGTGGGTTTAAAGCCAAAGAACTGCAAGGGGCTGCGAGTGTTGGATACTGGCTTGGGCGAGAGCATTGGGGCAAAGGCCTGATGAGCGAAGCTTTGCAGACAGTTCTTGCTTATCTCTTTGAAGAGCGAGAGCTTCATGTGGTGCGCACCGGTGTTTTCAAAGAAAACCCGGCCTCAATGCGCGTGCTGACCAAGTACGGCTTCAAAATCACGGGCGAGGCCAAGCATGTTTGCCGTGCACGCGACAATGCAGAGCTGGATGAGATCCAACTTCAGATAACCCGCAATGACTTTCTTCGCCTGACCAGCACAGATGCAAGCATATGA
- a CDS encoding GNAT family N-acetyltransferase yields the protein MFPELKTDRLTLRQFKHTDLEPLCTHINNFAVVKTLSEVPYPYSKEDGEWWINFCRTTPFSEKIAWVVEGPAGFSGAITLMKLQSGKPILGYWLAEHLWGKGYMSEAAEAVTAYGFETLKLPTIYTSALEENPASLRVLQKLGFREVGRGFSTPRSRQGETLPSVSFSLTKDQWAERLTIA from the coding sequence ATGTTTCCTGAACTTAAAACAGACAGGCTGACACTGCGCCAGTTCAAGCACACGGATCTGGAGCCGCTTTGTACGCACATCAATAATTTTGCGGTCGTGAAAACACTTTCTGAAGTCCCCTATCCTTATTCCAAAGAGGATGGAGAATGGTGGATCAACTTTTGCCGTACCACTCCGTTTTCTGAAAAGATTGCCTGGGTTGTTGAGGGGCCAGCTGGTTTTTCCGGTGCGATCACGCTGATGAAGCTGCAAAGCGGAAAACCTATTCTGGGGTACTGGCTTGCAGAGCATCTGTGGGGCAAAGGCTATATGAGTGAGGCCGCTGAAGCTGTCACAGCATATGGCTTTGAAACGCTCAAGTTGCCGACAATCTACACCTCCGCGCTTGAAGAAAATCCTGCCAGCCTGCGTGTTCTGCAAAAACTGGGTTTTCGCGAAGTCGGCAGAGGCTTTTCGACACCGCGATCTCGCCAAGGTGAAACACTGCCGAGTGTTTCTTTCAGTTTGACGAAAGACCAGTGGGCAGAACGGCTTACGATTGCCTGA
- the rpmA gene encoding 50S ribosomal protein L27, with translation MAHKKAGGSSRNGRDSAGRRLGIKKYGGEAVVPGNIIARQRGTKWHPGAGVGMGKDHTIFATVEGKVAFEEKRNGRTFINVMPVALAAE, from the coding sequence ATGGCTCATAAAAAAGCTGGCGGTTCATCCCGCAACGGTCGCGATTCAGCTGGTCGCCGCCTTGGCATCAAAAAATACGGTGGCGAAGCTGTCGTACCTGGCAATATCATCGCACGTCAGCGTGGCACTAAGTGGCACCCAGGCGCAGGTGTAGGCATGGGTAAAGACCATACTATCTTTGCGACCGTAGAAGGCAAAGTTGCGTTCGAAGAAAAACGCAACGGCCGAACATTTATTAATGTGATGCCAGTGGCGCTCGCCGCTGAGTAA
- a CDS encoding GNAT family N-acetyltransferase — MIFPELQTNRLILRALQPDDYPRLRFLFSDYDVARMTASFPHPITDEWAHEFISRSHSFDLKTDVVWAIDNGTGFIGSIGAHRIGESASLGYALGKYYWRRGYMSEAVQAVVNYLQSERSVENVDACVFSENPASFRVLLKNGFVPTSVCTHSCVSRGTDEVETQNFELKLGQAVEQPQLAVAGIR, encoded by the coding sequence ATGATCTTCCCGGAATTACAGACCAACCGGTTGATTTTAAGAGCACTTCAGCCAGACGATTATCCTCGGCTGCGGTTTCTGTTCTCTGACTATGATGTGGCACGGATGACCGCCAGTTTTCCACACCCGATCACGGATGAGTGGGCGCATGAGTTTATCTCTCGTAGCCATTCTTTTGATCTGAAGACAGATGTGGTTTGGGCGATTGACAATGGTACCGGGTTCATTGGGTCCATTGGTGCGCACCGGATTGGAGAATCCGCGTCTCTGGGCTACGCGCTTGGAAAATACTACTGGCGGCGGGGCTACATGAGTGAAGCGGTGCAAGCCGTTGTAAACTATCTGCAATCCGAGCGGAGCGTCGAAAACGTTGATGCTTGCGTTTTTTCGGAGAATCCTGCGTCATTTCGCGTTCTTTTGAAAAATGGCTTCGTTCCGACCTCCGTTTGTACGCACTCTTGTGTCTCCAGAGGAACTGATGAGGTGGAGACACAGAACTTCGAACTCAAACTGGGTCAGGCGGTAGAGCAACCACAACTTGCTGTGGCGGGGATAAGATAA
- a CDS encoding GNAT family N-acetyltransferase produces the protein MFPELNTSRLTLRQFRQDDLEPICENINNFEVSKMLTVVPYPYTKADGEWWLNHISETPLTKETNWVIESEHGFTGVIGIRIAEDGYPRIGYWLGQPFWGKGYMSEATEAVVDYCFETLGATKVTSGAFEENDGSLNVLAQNGFQTVGTQPDKSRARGEEDITLINVELTRDLWEAMRAVAV, from the coding sequence ATGTTTCCTGAACTCAACACCAGTCGCCTCACCCTTCGCCAGTTTCGGCAGGATGATCTGGAGCCGATTTGTGAGAACATAAATAACTTTGAAGTCAGCAAAATGCTGACTGTGGTTCCTTACCCCTACACAAAGGCTGATGGCGAATGGTGGCTCAACCACATCAGCGAGACGCCTCTGACTAAAGAGACCAACTGGGTTATTGAATCTGAGCACGGGTTTACAGGTGTTATCGGCATCCGAATTGCAGAGGATGGCTACCCACGCATCGGCTACTGGCTTGGCCAACCGTTCTGGGGCAAAGGCTATATGAGCGAAGCAACCGAGGCGGTGGTTGACTACTGCTTTGAAACGCTTGGGGCGACCAAGGTTACGTCCGGCGCCTTTGAGGAGAATGATGGCTCGCTGAACGTGCTGGCCCAAAACGGCTTCCAGACCGTCGGCACCCAACCCGACAAAAGCCGCGCCCGTGGTGAGGAAGACATCACCCTGATTAACGTAGAACTCACCCGCGATCTATGGGAAGCCATGCGGGCTGTGGCTGTTTGA
- a CDS encoding GNAT family N-acetyltransferase — MTTFPRLRTASLTLREWRETDAPRLVELLQNQNITRMLASQPHPFTKADAEVFLQRFMPGDLGHAVNWVVELQGVAIGGVGVGYLQLTPDIAFWLAEEKWKKGIMYEAVSAALNYLLLEREVPSICADAFSDNAGSQALLRKLGFVHTGRNEGRSRARLAGNYPTEEFRISPRDFIVAQQLRVQEAAQ, encoded by the coding sequence ATGACCACTTTCCCTCGTTTGAGAACAGCAAGCCTGACACTGCGGGAATGGAGAGAGACGGATGCGCCACGCCTTGTGGAACTGCTGCAAAATCAGAACATTACACGCATGCTGGCATCACAGCCCCACCCTTTCACAAAGGCAGATGCTGAGGTGTTTCTGCAGAGGTTTATGCCCGGTGATTTAGGTCATGCTGTGAACTGGGTCGTGGAGCTTCAAGGGGTCGCGATTGGTGGCGTGGGTGTCGGTTATCTGCAGCTGACACCGGATATCGCTTTTTGGCTCGCCGAAGAGAAATGGAAGAAAGGCATTATGTATGAGGCGGTTAGCGCAGCACTCAATTACCTTTTGCTTGAACGCGAAGTCCCTTCCATTTGTGCGGATGCCTTCAGCGACAACGCCGGCTCGCAGGCACTGCTGAGAAAGCTTGGTTTTGTCCATACAGGGCGGAATGAGGGGCGTAGCCGCGCCCGTCTTGCCGGAAATTATCCCACAGAAGAGTTTCGCATATCCCCTAGAGATTTCATCGTAGCACAACAGCTCAGAGTGCAGGAGGCAGCACAATGA
- a CDS encoding GNAT family N-acetyltransferase, with translation MVVEYEEIPEESSCFAAGSPQDTARLVVDRARKDDVADILFLANNRRIAEKLTNMPHPFTYEDAKALVKRCEVQLPSQATFAIRMKNTGRFIGAIGFNPLAEDFGAVHLGYWVGEPFWNQGYATEAVQSVIEFAFANGVKELSASCRVSNPASHRVLTKCGFKQDGATKLHSLGAMAVVDATRFTLTRTQWIANTRWGSAG, from the coding sequence ATGGTAGTTGAATACGAAGAGATCCCAGAAGAAAGCAGTTGCTTTGCGGCCGGGTCGCCGCAGGACACCGCGCGTCTCGTCGTCGACCGAGCGCGCAAGGATGATGTGGCTGACATCCTGTTTTTGGCCAACAACCGTCGGATCGCTGAGAAACTGACGAACATGCCGCATCCATTCACGTACGAAGACGCTAAAGCGCTCGTAAAGCGGTGTGAAGTTCAGTTACCGTCTCAAGCGACATTCGCGATCCGCATGAAGAACACTGGCCGCTTTATTGGCGCTATCGGTTTCAATCCGCTTGCCGAAGACTTTGGTGCTGTGCATCTGGGTTATTGGGTGGGCGAGCCATTCTGGAACCAGGGATATGCGACAGAAGCAGTTCAGTCTGTTATCGAATTCGCTTTTGCCAACGGCGTTAAGGAGCTCTCCGCGTCTTGCCGTGTGAGCAACCCTGCCTCGCACCGGGTTTTGACCAAGTGCGGCTTTAAGCAGGATGGAGCAACAAAGCTGCATTCTCTCGGCGCTATGGCCGTGGTGGATGCCACACGCTTTACACTGACCCGCACCCAATGGATCGCGAATACGCGATGGGGATCTGCTGGTTAA
- the rplU gene encoding 50S ribosomal protein L21, with translation MFAVIKTGGKQYTVAADDLLKIEKVSAEAGETVTFDEVLMVGSDAETTIGAPTVEGASVVAEVVEQGRDRKIIIFKKRRRQNSRRRNGHRQAFTTVKITDILTGGAKPAKKAAAPKKAAAAPAAEGSDDLKKLQGLGPAIEKKLNAAGVSTYAQIAGFSAEDIARVEEEAGLKGRFERDNWVEQAKELAAK, from the coding sequence ATGTTCGCAGTCATCAAAACAGGCGGTAAACAGTACACTGTTGCTGCTGACGATCTCCTGAAGATCGAAAAAGTTTCTGCTGAAGCTGGTGAAACAGTAACTTTTGACGAAGTTCTCATGGTTGGTTCAGATGCTGAAACCACCATCGGTGCACCAACCGTTGAAGGCGCTTCTGTTGTAGCTGAAGTTGTTGAGCAGGGTCGTGATCGCAAGATCATCATCTTCAAAAAGCGTCGTCGTCAGAACTCCCGTCGTCGCAACGGTCACCGTCAGGCATTCACTACCGTGAAGATCACAGACATCCTGACCGGTGGCGCGAAGCCAGCTAAAAAAGCTGCGGCTCCTAAGAAAGCTGCTGCTGCACCAGCTGCTGAAGGTTCCGACGATCTGAAGAAGTTGCAGGGTCTTGGCCCAGCAATCGAGAAAAAGCTGAATGCAGCAGGTGTTTCCACCTACGCACAGATCGCAGGTTTCTCCGCTGAAGATATCGCCCGCGTTGAAGAAGAAGCTGGTCTGAAAGGCCGTTTTGAACGCGATAACTGGGTTGAACAGGCTAAGGAACTCGCAGCGAAGTAA
- a CDS encoding cold-shock protein yields MAKGTVKWFNTTKGFGFIAPEDGSKDVFVHISAVERSGLSTLADGQEVTFELESGRDGRQSAVNLETV; encoded by the coding sequence ATGGCTAAAGGCACCGTGAAATGGTTCAACACCACTAAAGGTTTCGGTTTCATCGCACCTGAAGACGGAAGCAAAGACGTTTTCGTTCACATTTCAGCTGTAGAGCGCTCCGGTCTTTCCACTCTGGCAGACGGCCAGGAAGTGACCTTTGAACTGGAATCCGGCCGTGACGGTCGCCAGAGCGCTGTAAACCTCGAAACCGTATAA
- a CDS encoding methyl-accepting chemotaxis protein: MRIPKFAWIYSVVTRVTALGLLPILVLGGALISLSQMNSQNDEFQKNTQTYNQLMQNAQAISAAVDRMRAIGGEFLLHPKAEAADIAAEARERVVVLVEETRELNVPGIEDELYDNLEGYAYGFSETFGAVVEATLERGTNSDGGLISVLQGASSTMQLEINKARRQLNVSKDTHRVAGLLKDLQAMEWTIGVDGYEIEKSTFKSRIEQFGMVIQTAKMPEETSAKVNELWATYTETLDEIETLNADIQEEMVFALEQLDEMIPAAQQLNDFGVAGEQEATALHHEASAASMQRFLLQAGAMGVIGLMIAGYIAWRISRPLANLHQAMSVLAKGDVSIDIEGTNGRDEFAKMAKILEVFRANAIERNQLNDERDEDNNRRQEREQKVAMLVREFERAATAAGDGFNSAIQSLHEASFALNVTVESVSDKAGKAGEAVSHASSSVATVASASEEMSLSIKEVASEAVNSKDVADEVGSLVINTSKTIQELAESASRIGQVVNLIKDIADQTNLLALNATIEAARAGEMGKGFAVVASEVKHLANQTTTATEEISQQIHAIQQVSTDAVGSIEKVTSMMEKLSTSSSAVAAAVEQQSVTVGEIARSVTDASDQSRIGESEMVEVANTIENSTKTAEDINNQADNISEEADQFNRSIKAFLEDVQAA; this comes from the coding sequence ATGCGCATTCCAAAGTTCGCCTGGATATATTCCGTCGTAACGAGAGTTACGGCCCTTGGATTACTGCCGATACTTGTGCTGGGTGGGGCACTGATTTCCCTCTCCCAAATGAATAGTCAGAATGATGAGTTCCAGAAAAACACGCAGACCTACAACCAGCTGATGCAAAACGCTCAGGCGATCAGTGCTGCGGTTGACCGTATGCGAGCAATCGGGGGAGAGTTTTTGCTCCACCCAAAAGCAGAAGCCGCTGATATTGCAGCAGAGGCCCGCGAGCGCGTTGTTGTATTGGTTGAAGAAACACGCGAACTGAACGTTCCGGGCATCGAAGATGAGCTCTACGACAATCTGGAAGGCTATGCCTACGGGTTCTCTGAGACATTTGGTGCCGTTGTAGAAGCGACGCTGGAGCGTGGCACCAACTCTGACGGAGGCCTCATTTCAGTCCTCCAGGGTGCAAGCTCCACAATGCAGCTGGAAATCAACAAGGCACGCCGTCAACTGAACGTCAGCAAAGACACACACCGTGTTGCAGGCTTGCTGAAGGATCTTCAGGCCATGGAATGGACCATTGGCGTTGACGGCTACGAAATTGAAAAGAGCACCTTCAAGAGCCGTATTGAGCAGTTTGGTATGGTCATCCAAACCGCGAAGATGCCAGAAGAAACATCTGCCAAGGTCAATGAGCTCTGGGCCACTTACACTGAAACACTGGACGAAATCGAAACCCTGAATGCAGATATTCAGGAAGAAATGGTGTTCGCGCTGGAACAGCTGGATGAGATGATCCCGGCAGCGCAGCAGCTTAACGATTTCGGTGTTGCAGGAGAACAAGAAGCAACAGCGCTGCACCATGAAGCTTCAGCTGCCAGCATGCAGCGCTTTTTGTTGCAGGCCGGCGCAATGGGCGTCATCGGTCTGATGATTGCCGGTTACATCGCATGGCGCATCTCTCGTCCACTGGCTAATCTGCATCAGGCCATGAGCGTGCTGGCAAAGGGTGATGTCTCAATCGATATCGAAGGCACCAATGGCCGCGATGAGTTTGCCAAGATGGCAAAAATTCTCGAAGTGTTCCGTGCCAACGCGATCGAGCGCAATCAGCTCAACGATGAGCGGGATGAAGACAACAACCGTCGTCAGGAGCGTGAGCAAAAAGTGGCTATGCTGGTGCGTGAGTTTGAAAGAGCAGCAACAGCTGCGGGCGACGGTTTCAACTCAGCAATCCAGTCACTGCATGAAGCTTCATTTGCATTGAACGTCACCGTTGAAAGCGTTTCCGATAAAGCTGGTAAGGCTGGAGAAGCCGTCAGCCACGCCTCTTCCTCGGTTGCAACAGTAGCCTCTGCCAGTGAGGAAATGTCTCTCTCCATTAAGGAAGTGGCTTCCGAAGCTGTAAATTCCAAAGACGTTGCGGATGAAGTTGGCAGTCTTGTCATCAACACCTCCAAGACAATTCAGGAGCTTGCAGAGTCTGCATCTCGCATTGGCCAGGTCGTCAACCTCATTAAGGACATCGCCGACCAGACCAACCTCCTTGCACTCAATGCGACCATCGAAGCGGCTCGTGCAGGTGAGATGGGTAAAGGCTTTGCTGTTGTGGCATCTGAGGTGAAGCATCTGGCAAACCAGACCACCACGGCGACTGAAGAGATCTCTCAGCAGATCCATGCAATCCAGCAGGTGTCTACAGATGCGGTCGGGTCCATTGAAAAGGTAACCAGCATGATGGAAAAGCTGTCCACCAGCTCTTCTGCGGTTGCCGCAGCCGTGGAACAGCAATCTGTAACCGTCGGTGAAATTGCCCGCTCTGTGACAGACGCTTCTGATCAATCCCGCATTGGCGAGTCTGAAATGGTTGAGGTTGCCAATACCATTGAAAACTCCACCAAGACGGCCGAGGACATCAACAATCAGGCAGACAACATCTCTGAAGAGGCTGATCAGTTCAACCGCTCGATTAAAGCTTTCCTTGAGGACGTTCAGGCTGCCTAA
- a CDS encoding GNAT family N-acetyltransferase gives MTTFPRLRTTSLTLREWRETDAPRALKLFQNHSITRMLTSKPHPFTKADAEAFLQTAIPGDLNEAVNWAVELQGEVIGGVGARPLNDTPGIGWWLAEEHWQKGIMFEAVSEALRYLLLERELPKIVADAFSDNMGSQALMRKLGFVHTGQGMGSSVARLARDYPTEEFAISPLDFIAAQQLRVQEAAQ, from the coding sequence ATGACCACTTTTCCTCGCTTAAGAACGACCAGCCTGACACTGCGGGAGTGGAGAGAGACAGATGCACCACGCGCACTGAAACTCTTTCAAAATCATAGCATTACGCGTATGCTGACTTCTAAACCACACCCCTTTACCAAGGCGGACGCAGAAGCTTTTCTGCAGACAGCAATCCCCGGTGATCTGAACGAGGCTGTGAACTGGGCCGTTGAGCTTCAGGGAGAAGTGATTGGCGGCGTTGGTGCCCGGCCTTTGAATGACACGCCCGGCATCGGATGGTGGCTGGCCGAGGAGCACTGGCAAAAGGGCATTATGTTTGAGGCTGTTAGTGAAGCCTTGCGCTACCTTCTTCTTGAACGTGAACTCCCCAAGATCGTTGCGGATGCATTCAGCGATAACATGGGTTCTCAAGCGCTGATGCGTAAGCTTGGCTTTGTTCATACCGGGCAAGGAATGGGGAGCAGCGTGGCGCGTCTGGCTAGAGATTATCCTACAGAAGAGTTCGCCATATCCCCGTTGGATTTCATTGCAGCACAACAGCTCAGAGTGCAGGAGGCAGCACAATGA
- a CDS encoding GNAT family N-acetyltransferase, which translates to MVFPELKTDRLRLRMIDDGDLDRLVQLANSYAIASMLSGMPHPFTEETGRFYISRGRTNDPASVVLWAIDDGTGLVGCIWAKFEDGTGWTGYWMGEPYWGRGYMGEALRTVLRFGFEHRAVTRFEAGVFADNPASSHLLDKMGFSKVGEESIPSKGRGDTMVPHIRLALPLADFVDLAEAES; encoded by the coding sequence GTGGTTTTTCCAGAGCTGAAAACAGACCGTCTCCGATTGCGCATGATCGACGACGGTGATCTCGATCGCCTTGTTCAACTGGCAAACTCCTACGCGATTGCGAGCATGCTTTCAGGCATGCCGCATCCGTTTACGGAGGAAACCGGCAGGTTTTACATCAGTCGTGGCCGGACTAATGATCCGGCCAGTGTGGTGTTGTGGGCGATTGATGATGGAACCGGCCTGGTTGGCTGTATCTGGGCAAAATTTGAGGATGGCACTGGCTGGACCGGTTACTGGATGGGTGAACCCTACTGGGGCCGTGGTTATATGGGTGAAGCTCTTCGTACGGTTTTACGTTTTGGGTTTGAACACCGCGCTGTGACACGCTTTGAGGCCGGTGTCTTTGCAGACAATCCTGCCTCTTCTCACTTGTTGGATAAAATGGGCTTCAGCAAAGTTGGAGAAGAATCTATCCCCTCCAAAGGACGTGGTGATACGATGGTTCCTCATATCCGGCTTGCCTTGCCCCTCGCCGATTTCGTGGATCTTGCAGAAGCAGAAAGCTGA
- a CDS encoding GNAT family N-acetyltransferase: MEFPELKTKRLALRALRENDLTLICDHLNNFEVTRMLSVVPYPYTKADGEWWLSNCANTPLTQEVNWAIEFEHRIVGVISIHISEEGVPLIGYWLAKPFWGKGFMSEATAEVVRYCFEVLDSERITCGAFDENHGSLRVQEKNGFQRTGLRRDKCRARGNEAVTLIETELTRPLWEAMRAVVV, translated from the coding sequence ATGGAATTTCCTGAGCTTAAAACAAAGCGCCTAGCTTTGCGAGCACTTCGAGAAAATGACCTGACGCTGATTTGCGACCACCTCAATAACTTTGAGGTTACGCGGATGCTGTCTGTGGTGCCTTATCCCTACACCAAAGCCGATGGTGAGTGGTGGTTAAGTAATTGCGCAAACACTCCGCTGACACAGGAGGTCAACTGGGCCATCGAGTTCGAGCACCGTATTGTAGGAGTTATCAGCATCCACATCTCAGAGGAAGGTGTGCCTTTGATTGGTTATTGGTTGGCCAAGCCATTCTGGGGCAAGGGCTTTATGAGTGAAGCGACGGCAGAGGTTGTTCGATACTGCTTTGAAGTCCTTGATTCCGAGCGGATCACTTGTGGGGCCTTCGACGAAAATCATGGCTCTCTTCGCGTACAAGAAAAGAATGGTTTTCAACGCACCGGTTTGCGACGAGATAAGTGTCGTGCACGTGGAAATGAAGCAGTGACCTTGATTGAGACGGAGCTCACCCGGCCTTTATGGGAGGCCATGCGGGCGGTGGTTGTTTGA